Part of the Flavobacteriales bacterium genome, CTATCGCTAATGGGGATAGTAATAATTGCTGTTTTTACTTTTGTTGCGTTACTTGGATATTTGATTTCCCCTGATAGTACACCAATGTCAAATGAAATGTCGCTACAGCTGGTGAGAATGCCACCTGGGTTTACAGCAACTATCCTAAAAGTCAGAAAGAACGAGAAAGAAGTTGAGTCGAATATTATTGAACAAATAATGTACGGCAAGTCTAGTGATTATCGTGTTTTTCCTATACAGGGTTATCGGATAGTAGATGGTCAGATAATAGTAGAGGAATTTACAGATAAGGGTGCCGGTTCTGAATTAACATTCAATTTAGTAGATGTGGTGTTTCCTTTATCCTATAACGAACCATTCATAGCTGATGGTAAAGGAAATTATGAAATAGTAACAGTTACTGATGAGAAGATTTCTATTTCTGAAGGAGAACTCAAAACCTTAATAGAGGCTAAGAATATATTAAAAAGAAAATATTGGCTTGGAACGGATACCTTAGGAAGGGATTTGCTTAGTAGGTTAATGTTAGGTACAAGGGTATCTTTAGCTGTTGGGCTTATATCTGTTTTTATATCTCTAGTTATAGGTGTAGTTGTTGGTGCGATAGGAGGATACTATAAAGGATTTGTAGATGATATTGTTGTTTTGGTAATAAATGTGGTATGGTCTATTCCTACATTACTTCTAGTGATTGCAATCACACTTATTTTAGGAAAAGGGTTTTTAGCTGTTTTTACTGCGGTAGGATTAACGATGTGGGTTGAGGTTGCTAGGGTTGTTAGGGGGCAAGTATTAATAATGAGAGAGCTTGAATACGTAGAGGCTGGTAGAGCCTTGGGTTTTACGAACATGAGGATACTTTTTAGGCACATATTACCAAATGTGATGGGACCGGTTATTGTGATTTC contains:
- a CDS encoding ABC transporter permease, giving the protein MEEKSVSSRSLSYHTWKRLVGNYLSLMGIVIIAVFTFVALLGYLISPDSTPMSNEMSLQLVRMPPGFTATILKVRKNEKEVESNIIEQIMYGKSSDYRVFPIQGYRIVDGQIIVEEFTDKGAGSELTFNLVDVVFPLSYNEPFIADGKGNYEIVTVTDEKISISEGELKTLIEAKNILKRKYWLGTDTLGRDLLSRLMLGTRVSLAVGLISVFISLVIGVVVGAIGGYYKGFVDDIVVLVINVVWSIPTLLLVIAITLILGKGFLAVFTAVGLTMWVEVARVVRGQVLIMRELEYVEAGRALGFTNMRILFRHILPNVMGPVIVISAANFAHAILMEAGLSFLGIGTQPPTPSWGSMIKDNHGYIIVDAAYLAILPGVAIVLMVLAFMIVGNGLRDALDSKSSEGVSVS